From Hippoglossus stenolepis isolate QCI-W04-F060 chromosome 6, HSTE1.2, whole genome shotgun sequence, a single genomic window includes:
- the LOC118111185 gene encoding P2Y purinoceptor 1-like, giving the protein MNQTSCTSVKLDFSRRFLPPVLILVFIVGLVANAWGLKSLRQNWKKLGNVNVFVLNLGLADVLYLLTLPFLMVYYFRGSLWIFGDTFCKITRFCFNLNLYGSIGFLTCISVYRYLAIVHPMKVLGRITPTHSVTISVLVWLLVAVQSLPDMFYMKTFGNQTEKCYETTHDAFVEDYLNYSLGRTLTGFCIPLLIMLGCYGHMIITLCSKNNIDKALKQRSLRLLFILILLFSVCYIPYHLFKNLNLWSRALSKHRNCHNWFNGVYIAHQIGRGLVCLNSAINPLVYLNARKDSCSALTAARQAVTRPFITKVSTV; this is encoded by the coding sequence ATGAACCAAACCTCTTGTACTAGTGTCAAGCTTGATTTCTCCCGCAGATTCCTGCCTCCTGTTTTAATCTTGGTCTTCATCGTCGGCCTGGTTGCTAACGCATGGGGGTTGAAGTCTTTGCGGCAGAACTGGAAGAAACTGGGTAACGTCAACGTGTTTGTTCTCAACCTGGGACTTGCAGATGTTTTGTATCTGCTCACGCTGCCATTTTTGATGGTTTACTACTTCAGGGGGAGTTTGTGGATCTTTGGAGATACATTCTGCAAGATAACGAGATTCTGCTTCAACCTGAACCTATACGGCAGCATCGGATTCCTTACGTGCATCAGCGTGTACAGGTACCTGGCTATTGTTCACCCGATGAAAGTGTTGGGAAGAATCACTCCCACTCATTCTGTGACCATCTCAGTCCTCGTGTGGCTGCTGGTGGCTGTTCAGAGTCTTCCAGACATGTTCTACATGAAGACGTTTGGAAACCAAACTGAGAAATGCTACGAGACCACACACGACGCATTTGTGGAGGATTACCTGAACTACAGCCTGGGGAGGACCCTGACTGGGTTTTGTATCCCACTCCTCATCATGCTGGGCTGCTACGGACATATGATTATCACACTTTGCTCCAAAAACAACATCGACAAGGCTCTGAAGCAAAGGAGCCTGAGGCTGTTGTTCATTTTgatccttctcttctctgtttgttaCATCCCCTATCACCTGTTCAAGAACCTGAATCTCTGGTCAAGAGCTCTGAGCAAACACAGGAACTGTCACAATTGGTTCAACGGAGTTTACATCGCTCATCAGATAGGTCGTGGGCTGGTGTGTCTGAACAGCGCCATCAACCCTCTGGTTTACCTCAATGCACGTAAAGACTCCTGCTCAGCTTTGACAGCTGCTCGTCAAGCTGTCACGCGCCCGTTCATCACCAAGGTTTCTACGGTGTGA